A single region of the Salvia miltiorrhiza cultivar Shanhuang (shh) chromosome 8, IMPLAD_Smil_shh, whole genome shotgun sequence genome encodes:
- the LOC131000181 gene encoding uncharacterized protein LOC131000181, whose protein sequence is MSEEPFRPREKLFEKQKVFQSIHKHTYLKGPMDKLTSVAIPLALAGTSLFLIGRGIYNMSHGIGKKEGS, encoded by the exons ATGTCTGAGGAACCCTTTAGGCCGAGAGAGAAGCTCTTTGAGAAGCAAAAAGTTTTCCAGAGCATTCACAAACATACCTATTTGAAGGGACCGATGGATAAGCTCACATCGGTTGCCATTCCTTTGGCTTTGGCTGGCACCTCTTTGTTTCTTATC GGAAGAGGGATCTATAACATGTCTCATGGGATCGGAAAGAAGGAAGGATCCTAA
- the LOC131000180 gene encoding histone deacetylase 9 isoform X1, with protein MRSKDRISYFYDGDVGNVYFGPNHPMKPHRLCMTHHLVLAYELHNKMEIYRPHKAYPVELAQFHSPDYVEFLQRITPDKQVLFANEMAKYNLGEDCPVFENLFEFCQIYAGGTLDAARRLNNRLCDIAINWAGGLHHAKKCEASGFCYINDLVLGILELLKYHARVLYIDIDVHHGDGVEEAFYFTDRVMTVSFHKYGDLFFPGTGDVKDVGEKEGKNYAINVPLRDGIDDGSFLRLFKTIILKVVECYAPGAIVLQCGADSLAGDRLGCFNLSIDGHAACVKFVKQLNLPLLVTGGGGYTKENVARCWTVETGALLGVELASEIPENEYFKYFAPDYSLKCASGHMENLNSKSYLNNIRQQVCENLSAIQHAPGVQMQEVPPDFYIPDFDEDEQNPDERVNRHMQDKQVQRDDEYYEGDNDNDQNNDDS; from the exons ATGCGCAGCAAGGACAGAATTTCCTATTTTTATGACG GGGATGTGGGAAACGTTTACTTCGGGCCTAATCACCCAATGAAGCCGCACCGTTTGTGCATGACGCACCATTTGGTTCTGGCGTATGAGCTTCACAACAAGATGGAAATTTAT AGGCCTCACAAGGCGTATCCTGTGGAGCTAGCACAGTTCCATTCTCCGGATTATGTGGAGTTTCTGCAGCGAATCACTCCCGACAAGCAAGTACTCTTCGCTAATGAAATGGCCAAAT ATAATCTTGGTGAAGATTGTCCAGTTTTCGAGAATCTTTTTGAGTTCTGCCAAATTTATGCTGGTGGTACATTAG ATGCTGCACGGAGATTAAATAATCGGCTCTGTGATATTGCCATAAATTGGGCTGGTGGATTGCATCATGCAAAAAAGTGCGAGGCATCTGGGTTTTGTTACATCAATGACCTTGTGTTGGGAATTCTGGAGCTCTTGAAGTACCATGCTCGTGTGTTATATATTGATATTGATGTGCATCATGGTGATGGGGTTGAAGAAGCCTTTTATTTCACTGATAG GGTGATGACAGTTAGTTTCCACAAGTATGGTGACTTGTTCTTTCCTGGAACAGGTGATGTCAAG GATGTTGGAGAAAAAGAAGGCAAAAATTATGCCATAAATGTACCTCTTAGGGATGGAATAGATGACGGGAGCTTCTTACGTCTCTTTAAAACG ATCATTTTGAAAGTTGTCGAGTGCTATGCTCCTGGAGCTATTGTTCTCCAATGTGGAGCAGATTCACTTGCTGGGGACAGATTGGGATGCTTCAACCTTTCTATTGATG GTCATGCAGCTTGTGTGAAGTTTGTCAAGCAACTTAATTTGCCCTTGCTG GTAACTGGAGGTGGGGGATACACCAAAGAGAATGTGGCTAGATGTTGGACTGTGGAGACAGGAGCTCTTCTAGGTGTGGAGCTTGCTAGTG AGATCCCAGAAAACGAGTACTTCAAATATTTTGCTCCAGATTACTCCTTGAAATGTGCAAGTGGGCATATG GAGAATTTGAATAGCAAATCATACCTTAACAACATCAGACAACAAGTTTGCGAAAATCTTAGTGCCATCCAACATGCACCTGGCGTACAAATGCAAGAG GTGCCTCCGGATTTCTATATTCCTGATTTTGATGAGGACGAGCAGAATCCTGATGAACGTGTAAATC GACACATGCAAGACAAGCAAGTTCAGCGTGACGACGAATACTATGAAGGTGATAATGACAACGATCAAAATAACGATGATTCGTAG
- the LOC131000180 gene encoding histone deacetylase 17 isoform X2 has translation MVTCSFLEQDVGEKEGKNYAINVPLRDGIDDGSFLRLFKTIILKVVECYAPGAIVLQCGADSLAGDRLGCFNLSIDGHAACVKFVKQLNLPLLVTGGGGYTKENVARCWTVETGALLGVELASEIPENEYFKYFAPDYSLKCASGHMENLNSKSYLNNIRQQVCENLSAIQHAPGVQMQEVPPDFYIPDFDEDEQNPDERVNRHMQDKQVQRDDEYYEGDNDNDQNNDDS, from the exons ATGGTGACTTGTTCTTTCCTGGAACAG GATGTTGGAGAAAAAGAAGGCAAAAATTATGCCATAAATGTACCTCTTAGGGATGGAATAGATGACGGGAGCTTCTTACGTCTCTTTAAAACG ATCATTTTGAAAGTTGTCGAGTGCTATGCTCCTGGAGCTATTGTTCTCCAATGTGGAGCAGATTCACTTGCTGGGGACAGATTGGGATGCTTCAACCTTTCTATTGATG GTCATGCAGCTTGTGTGAAGTTTGTCAAGCAACTTAATTTGCCCTTGCTG GTAACTGGAGGTGGGGGATACACCAAAGAGAATGTGGCTAGATGTTGGACTGTGGAGACAGGAGCTCTTCTAGGTGTGGAGCTTGCTAGTG AGATCCCAGAAAACGAGTACTTCAAATATTTTGCTCCAGATTACTCCTTGAAATGTGCAAGTGGGCATATG GAGAATTTGAATAGCAAATCATACCTTAACAACATCAGACAACAAGTTTGCGAAAATCTTAGTGCCATCCAACATGCACCTGGCGTACAAATGCAAGAG GTGCCTCCGGATTTCTATATTCCTGATTTTGATGAGGACGAGCAGAATCCTGATGAACGTGTAAATC GACACATGCAAGACAAGCAAGTTCAGCGTGACGACGAATACTATGAAGGTGATAATGACAACGATCAAAATAACGATGATTCGTAG
- the LOC131000182 gene encoding neutral/alkaline invertase 3, chloroplastic-like isoform X2 translates to MAALEAVPRALSGAVPFQVYRNLRSASLFSCKYGRSYGSISQTDQGSSKKYVGSHTVRSSGCILGEGQSNRLNSLRCNCIERESARETSREDASKRLVSDNLDDQRLEAAQLLKHEKEAPWYNNELASDKAIGQNFGRMDANSLEDEAWNLLRASMVYYCGNPVGTIAANDPSDSNMLNYDQVFIRDFVPSGIAFLLKGEYEIVRNFILHTLQLQSWEKTIDCHSPGQGLMPASFKVRVVPLDGDDSATEEVLDPDFGEAAIGRVAPVDSGLWWIILLRAYGKSSGDLSVQQRIDVQTGIKMILKLCLADGFDMFPTLLVTDGSCMIDRRMGIHGHPLEIQALFYSALLCAREMLAPEEASADLMRALNNRLVALSIHIREYYWIDMKKLNEIYRYKTEEYSFDAINKFNIYPDQIPPWLVDWMPHRGGYLIGNLQPAHMDFRFFSLGNLWAIVCSLSTTQQSHAILDLIEAKWSDLVSNMPLKICYPALEGQEWSIITGSDPKNTPWSYHNGGSWPTLLWQLTVACLKMNRPEIAEKAIKIAEKRLAKDKWPEYYDTKGARFIGKQARLFQSWSIAGYLVAKLLMENPSAANILVNVEDAELLNIFSCTLSANPRGKRRKGPKQSFII, encoded by the exons ATGGCTGCTTTAGAAGCAGTCCCTCGAGCTCTGTCTGGGGCGGTGCCGTTCCAGGTTTATAGAAATTTGAGATCAGCTTCACTGTTTTCCTGTAAGTATGGTAGATCTTATGGATCCATATCACAAACGGACCAAGGCTCATCGAAAAAATATGTGGGAAGCCATACAGTTCGAAGTAGTGGCTGTATTTTGGGAGAAGGACAGAGCAATCGGTTAAATTCTTTGCGTTGCAATTGCATTGAAAGAGAAAGTGCTCGAGAGACTTCTAGAGAGGATGCAAGTAAAAGATTGGTTAGTGATAATCTTGATGATCAAAGGCTTGAAGCAGCacaacttttgaaacatgaaAAGGAAGCTCCTTGGTATAATAATGAATTGGCATCGGATAAAGCAATTGGCCAGAATTTTGGTAGAATGGATGCGAATTCGTTGGAGGATGAAGCGTGGAATTTGTTGCGAGCATCAATGGTGTATTACTGTGGCAATCCAGTTGGAACCATTGCTGCTAATGATCCAAGTGACTCGAATATGCTTAACTATGATCAAGTGTTTATACGTGATTTTGTACCTTCAGGAATCGCTTTCCTATTAAAGGGAGAGTATGAAATTGTTAGGAACTTTATCCTTCACACTCTTCAGCTGCAG AGTTGGGAGAAAACTATAGATTGTCATAGTCCTGGACAAGGATTAATGCCAGCAAGTTTTAAAGTACGTGTTGTGCCACTAGATGGTGATGATTCTGCAACTGAAGAAGTTTTAGATCCTGACTTCGGAGAGGCTGCAATTGGTCGGGTGGCACCAGTTGATTCTG GTTTGTGGTGGATCATATTGTTACGTGCATATGGAAAAAGCTCAGGAGACCTTTCTGTCCAGCAAAGGATTGATGTACAGACGGGCATTAAGATGATTTTAAAGCTTTGTTTGGCAGATGGTTTCGATATGTTTCCAACTTTGCTAGTAACGGATGGTTCATGCATGATAGATCGCCGTATGGGTATCCATGGCCACCCACTCGAAATTCAG GCATTGTTCTATTCAGCGCTGCTTTGTGCACGTGAGATGCTTGCTCCTGAGGAAGCTTCTGCAGACCTCATGAGGGCACTGAACAACCGGTTAGTCGCTTTGTCAATTCACATCCGGGAGTACTACTGGATTGATATGAAGAAACTGAATGAAATTTATCGATACAAGACAGAGGAGTACTCGTTTGATGCAATCAACAAGTTCAACATCTACCCAGATCAAATTCCTCCCTGGCTTGTGGACTGGATGCCCCACAGAGGAGGCTACCTTATTGGAAACCTGCAGCCCGCGCACATGGACTTCCGTTTCTTCTCACTTGGAAATCTATGGGCTATAGTATGCAGTCTTTCCACCACACAGCAGTCACATGCTATATTGGATCTTATTGAAGCCAAATGGTCTGATCTTGTCAGTAACATGCCACTGAAAATTTGTTACCCGGCGCTAGAGGGTCAGGAATGGAGTATCATCACAGGAAGTGATCCGAAGAACAC GCCTTGGTCTTACCACAATGGAGGTTCATGGCCTACATTGCTCTGGCAG CTGACCGTGGCATGCTTGAAAATGAATCGACCCGAGATTGCTGAAAAAGCAATCAAGATTGCTGAAAAACGACTAGCAAAGGATAAGTGGCCGGAATACTATGACACGAAAGGAGCAAGATTCATCGGTAAACAGGCACGGCTGTTCCAGAGCTGGTCTATCGCAGGTTATCTGGTGGCGAAACTCCTCATGGAAAACCCAAGTGCTGCTAACATTCTAGTGAATGTTGAAGATGCAGAGCTTTTGAATATCTTCTCCTGTACACTGAGTGCTAATCCAAGGGGAAAACGTCGAAAGGGACCCAAACAGAGTTTCATCATATGA
- the LOC131000182 gene encoding neutral/alkaline invertase 3, chloroplastic-like isoform X1 has product MIGLLKLRRLPNYYIFTGSMAALEAVPRALSGAVPFQVYRNLRSASLFSCKYGRSYGSISQTDQGSSKKYVGSHTVRSSGCILGEGQSNRLNSLRCNCIERESARETSREDASKRLVSDNLDDQRLEAAQLLKHEKEAPWYNNELASDKAIGQNFGRMDANSLEDEAWNLLRASMVYYCGNPVGTIAANDPSDSNMLNYDQVFIRDFVPSGIAFLLKGEYEIVRNFILHTLQLQSWEKTIDCHSPGQGLMPASFKVRVVPLDGDDSATEEVLDPDFGEAAIGRVAPVDSGLWWIILLRAYGKSSGDLSVQQRIDVQTGIKMILKLCLADGFDMFPTLLVTDGSCMIDRRMGIHGHPLEIQALFYSALLCAREMLAPEEASADLMRALNNRLVALSIHIREYYWIDMKKLNEIYRYKTEEYSFDAINKFNIYPDQIPPWLVDWMPHRGGYLIGNLQPAHMDFRFFSLGNLWAIVCSLSTTQQSHAILDLIEAKWSDLVSNMPLKICYPALEGQEWSIITGSDPKNTPWSYHNGGSWPTLLWQLTVACLKMNRPEIAEKAIKIAEKRLAKDKWPEYYDTKGARFIGKQARLFQSWSIAGYLVAKLLMENPSAANILVNVEDAELLNIFSCTLSANPRGKRRKGPKQSFII; this is encoded by the exons ATGATAG GATTATTGAAGTTGAGACGATTGCCAAACTACTATATTTTCACAGGTTCAATGGCTGCTTTAGAAGCAGTCCCTCGAGCTCTGTCTGGGGCGGTGCCGTTCCAGGTTTATAGAAATTTGAGATCAGCTTCACTGTTTTCCTGTAAGTATGGTAGATCTTATGGATCCATATCACAAACGGACCAAGGCTCATCGAAAAAATATGTGGGAAGCCATACAGTTCGAAGTAGTGGCTGTATTTTGGGAGAAGGACAGAGCAATCGGTTAAATTCTTTGCGTTGCAATTGCATTGAAAGAGAAAGTGCTCGAGAGACTTCTAGAGAGGATGCAAGTAAAAGATTGGTTAGTGATAATCTTGATGATCAAAGGCTTGAAGCAGCacaacttttgaaacatgaaAAGGAAGCTCCTTGGTATAATAATGAATTGGCATCGGATAAAGCAATTGGCCAGAATTTTGGTAGAATGGATGCGAATTCGTTGGAGGATGAAGCGTGGAATTTGTTGCGAGCATCAATGGTGTATTACTGTGGCAATCCAGTTGGAACCATTGCTGCTAATGATCCAAGTGACTCGAATATGCTTAACTATGATCAAGTGTTTATACGTGATTTTGTACCTTCAGGAATCGCTTTCCTATTAAAGGGAGAGTATGAAATTGTTAGGAACTTTATCCTTCACACTCTTCAGCTGCAG AGTTGGGAGAAAACTATAGATTGTCATAGTCCTGGACAAGGATTAATGCCAGCAAGTTTTAAAGTACGTGTTGTGCCACTAGATGGTGATGATTCTGCAACTGAAGAAGTTTTAGATCCTGACTTCGGAGAGGCTGCAATTGGTCGGGTGGCACCAGTTGATTCTG GTTTGTGGTGGATCATATTGTTACGTGCATATGGAAAAAGCTCAGGAGACCTTTCTGTCCAGCAAAGGATTGATGTACAGACGGGCATTAAGATGATTTTAAAGCTTTGTTTGGCAGATGGTTTCGATATGTTTCCAACTTTGCTAGTAACGGATGGTTCATGCATGATAGATCGCCGTATGGGTATCCATGGCCACCCACTCGAAATTCAG GCATTGTTCTATTCAGCGCTGCTTTGTGCACGTGAGATGCTTGCTCCTGAGGAAGCTTCTGCAGACCTCATGAGGGCACTGAACAACCGGTTAGTCGCTTTGTCAATTCACATCCGGGAGTACTACTGGATTGATATGAAGAAACTGAATGAAATTTATCGATACAAGACAGAGGAGTACTCGTTTGATGCAATCAACAAGTTCAACATCTACCCAGATCAAATTCCTCCCTGGCTTGTGGACTGGATGCCCCACAGAGGAGGCTACCTTATTGGAAACCTGCAGCCCGCGCACATGGACTTCCGTTTCTTCTCACTTGGAAATCTATGGGCTATAGTATGCAGTCTTTCCACCACACAGCAGTCACATGCTATATTGGATCTTATTGAAGCCAAATGGTCTGATCTTGTCAGTAACATGCCACTGAAAATTTGTTACCCGGCGCTAGAGGGTCAGGAATGGAGTATCATCACAGGAAGTGATCCGAAGAACAC GCCTTGGTCTTACCACAATGGAGGTTCATGGCCTACATTGCTCTGGCAG CTGACCGTGGCATGCTTGAAAATGAATCGACCCGAGATTGCTGAAAAAGCAATCAAGATTGCTGAAAAACGACTAGCAAAGGATAAGTGGCCGGAATACTATGACACGAAAGGAGCAAGATTCATCGGTAAACAGGCACGGCTGTTCCAGAGCTGGTCTATCGCAGGTTATCTGGTGGCGAAACTCCTCATGGAAAACCCAAGTGCTGCTAACATTCTAGTGAATGTTGAAGATGCAGAGCTTTTGAATATCTTCTCCTGTACACTGAGTGCTAATCCAAGGGGAAAACGTCGAAAGGGACCCAAACAGAGTTTCATCATATGA
- the LOC131000183 gene encoding uncharacterized protein LOC131000183 gives MASAASAASANKPFSVLFVCLGNICRSPAAEGVFAHLVKQRNLDSRFHIDSAGTINYHEGNQADPRMIAAAKKRGIEITSISRPIRPSDFRDFDLILAMDRQNKEDILAAFERWKNRETFPGDAAKKVQLMCSYCKRHNETEVPDPYYGGQQGFEKVLDILEDACASLLENILGTTSPG, from the exons ATGGCTTCGGCGGCATCAGCAGCCTCTGCCAATAAGCCATTTTCAGTTCTATTTGTTTGTCTTGGCAATATCTGCAGAAGCCCGGCTGCTGAAGGCGTCTTCGCCCACCTCGTCAAGCAAAGGAATCTTGATTCCCGATTCCACATTGATTCTGCTGGAACCATCAATTATCACGAG GGCAACCAAGCAGACCCAAGAATGATAGCAGCTGCGAAAAAGCGTGGAATTGAGATAACTTCGATATCGAGGCCGATAAGGCCGTCCGATTTCAGAGATTTTGATCTCATTCTTGCCATGGACAGGCAGAACaaag AGGATATACTTGCGGCGTTTGAGAGGTGGAAGAACAGAGAGACATTTCCTGGTGATGCAGCTAAGAAG GTTCAGTTAATGTGTTCCTACTGTAAGCGACATAATGAAACCGAAGTGCCTGACCCCTATTACGGTGGACAACAAGGTTTCGAGAAG GTTCTAGATATACTAGAAGATGCTTGTGCGTCGCTCTTGGAAAATATTCTTGGCACGACAAGTCCTGGCTAA